From the Psychrobacillus sp. FSL K6-4046 genome, one window contains:
- a CDS encoding protein kinase, with product MKIKDIYIELCVEENFIGIGSTRNVYKYNDIVIKRFLHPIGYKQGVNEQYMYEFLEKEGLAEHVARVTYLDKQILIQPYFKSLPLENGCSYEIDLIHDSRLTDDLKNEILLIDSKLDGLDFLDSGNYGLNDKGNLILIDYGMTKKLYVNEWVPLAESGILLQIFFNECVTCGLKKELIMYGDWDSDYRCVQCGKE from the coding sequence ATGAAAATTAAAGATATATACATAGAGCTCTGTGTGGAAGAAAATTTTATCGGTATTGGTTCTACTCGCAATGTATATAAATATAATGATATAGTGATTAAAAGATTTCTACATCCAATAGGATATAAACAAGGGGTTAACGAGCAATATATGTATGAATTCTTGGAGAAAGAGGGCTTGGCAGAACACGTAGCAAGGGTAACGTATTTAGATAAACAAATACTTATACAACCTTATTTTAAATCTCTACCATTGGAAAATGGGTGTTCGTATGAAATTGATCTTATCCATGATAGTCGTTTAACGGATGACCTGAAGAATGAAATTCTTCTTATTGACTCAAAGTTAGATGGTTTAGATTTTTTGGATAGCGGAAATTATGGATTAAATGATAAAGGCAATTTAATATTAATTGATTATGGAATGACAAAAAAACTGTATGTAAACGAATGGGTGCCCTTAGCAGAGTCAGGTATATTACTACAGATATTTTTTAATGAATGTGTAACCTGTGGTTTGAAAAAAGAGCTAATTATGTATGGCGATTGGGACTCAGACTACCGCTGTGTCCAGTGTGGAAAAGAATAG
- a CDS encoding manganese catalase family protein, producing the protein MFFNKKELSFHAVPDKPDPVLAKHLQEIIGGQFGEMSVAMQYLFQGWNTRGNERYKDLLMDTGTEELGHIEMIATMVARLLEGAPVTEQEKGAANPLIGAIMGGMSPKDVLVEGMNPQHAIVSGLGAMPVNSVGVPWNAGYIVASGNLLADMRHNVMAESQGRLQVARLYGMTDDKGVKDMLSFLLARDTMHQNQWLAAIKDLEATEGGVICPTTVPPEWEATEFSHTLYNHSEGEDSAELPWLKGNAPDGHPFSYDQGKAFGEKPVLSPAPPSLHNTLPAEDLK; encoded by the coding sequence ATGTTTTTTAACAAAAAAGAATTAAGTTTCCATGCGGTACCAGATAAGCCAGATCCAGTATTGGCAAAACATTTACAAGAAATTATTGGTGGTCAATTTGGAGAAATGAGTGTTGCCATGCAATACCTCTTCCAAGGATGGAATACTAGAGGAAATGAAAGATATAAAGATTTGCTAATGGATACAGGTACGGAAGAGCTGGGGCATATTGAAATGATTGCTACAATGGTAGCTAGATTATTAGAAGGTGCACCAGTTACAGAGCAAGAAAAAGGCGCTGCAAATCCACTTATCGGTGCGATAATGGGTGGGATGAGCCCTAAGGATGTATTAGTAGAAGGTATGAATCCTCAGCACGCAATTGTATCAGGATTAGGTGCAATGCCAGTTAACTCAGTAGGAGTTCCTTGGAATGCAGGCTATATCGTTGCGAGTGGTAATTTGTTAGCAGATATGCGTCATAATGTAATGGCAGAGTCTCAAGGACGTTTACAAGTTGCTCGTCTTTACGGTATGACAGATGATAAGGGAGTTAAGGATATGCTTTCCTTCCTGTTAGCTCGAGACACAATGCACCAAAATCAATGGCTCGCAGCTATTAAAGATTTAGAAGCAACTGAAGGTGGAGTTATTTGTCCAACAACTGTACCACCAGAATGGGAAGCAACTGAATTCTCTCATACGCTTTATAATCATTCAGAAGGTGAAGACAGTGCAGAATTACCATGGTTAAAAGGAAATGCTCCGGATGGACATCCTTTCTCGTATGATCAAGGAAAGGCTTTCGGTGAAAAACCAGTCTTAAGTCCTGCTCCTCCTTCCTTACACAATACATTGCCAGCTGAAGACTTGAAATAA
- a CDS encoding AarF/UbiB family protein, whose protein sequence is MIYVKLIGQIILISLFIYYVSGKLMGSQINFMKRVLSVFISLVFTLFVYWYSYLQSVDVFSENFAYSFMDVSTIIWIGSMLLISMLLYLFFELFSPMDSGERKESGIKPRPFLLRIRNQWRGQKRMRQVIQIAVKNGISRAMKYSRYRNNDHEMAIAFRNTLEQAGGIFIKFGQVLSTRRDLFSPVFIKELEKLQQNVEPLKESEVKSILEKSLPYKMEVMFSYFDMIPVASASIGQVHKAILKDNNQQVVVKLLRPDVKSMIRDDLNILLEFVRWLTDKSSWAARLGLCELALGFAQNLKEEVNFEIEKRNVLQIKKALEESKYEVKIPHVYAELSNDCIIVFDHAYGQSVANGDSLFQSLNIDREQFARTVLYSFFDQILNSGIFHADPHPGNIFIDKADGTPILLDFGAVGRLAEPQQEGMKIFLMGIQHNDADMLYDAITLLVEDHEHIDRVKMEQALSQILLRISYVEQIPTEELIQAFFKVVRDFGLSFYPSVGIALRSIVTLEGTLHLVQPNFDIFTEAKEYSSHYLSSLFKKPFRDPGATKERLEEEFALMIPALRKIPRRVDKLVQKVESGKIILHHDIFSDKNNAEFVTNLFSRFILLLVGITFGIISSSLLAIAQFIDAVYAVYLNAAAFVGLFLCAVLLVRLSIQAIRLMKRR, encoded by the coding sequence TTGATATATGTAAAATTAATTGGACAAATAATCTTAATTTCTTTATTTATTTATTATGTGAGTGGCAAATTAATGGGTTCACAAATAAATTTTATGAAAAGAGTGCTTTCTGTATTTATAAGCTTAGTATTTACGCTATTTGTTTACTGGTATTCATATTTACAGAGCGTTGATGTTTTTTCGGAGAACTTTGCTTATTCATTTATGGATGTGAGTACTATTATATGGATTGGTAGCATGCTATTAATATCCATGCTGTTATATTTGTTCTTTGAGCTATTTAGTCCAATGGATTCAGGAGAGCGAAAAGAAAGTGGAATAAAACCTAGGCCGTTTCTTTTGAGGATAAGAAATCAATGGAGAGGGCAAAAAAGGATGCGACAAGTCATCCAAATTGCTGTGAAAAATGGTATTTCAAGAGCAATGAAATACTCAAGGTACAGAAATAATGATCATGAAATGGCTATTGCTTTTCGGAATACGTTGGAGCAGGCTGGTGGAATATTTATTAAATTTGGTCAGGTGCTTTCCACTCGTCGAGATCTATTTTCTCCGGTATTTATTAAAGAGTTAGAAAAGCTACAGCAAAACGTAGAACCTTTGAAGGAATCAGAAGTAAAATCTATACTTGAAAAGTCTTTGCCGTATAAAATGGAGGTTATGTTCTCTTATTTTGACATGATTCCAGTAGCTTCTGCATCAATTGGTCAAGTACATAAAGCAATCTTAAAGGATAATAACCAACAGGTTGTTGTTAAGCTTTTGCGACCTGATGTTAAAAGTATGATAAGAGATGATTTAAATATATTGCTAGAGTTTGTTCGATGGCTAACAGATAAATCATCTTGGGCTGCGCGACTCGGCCTATGTGAACTAGCCTTAGGATTTGCACAAAATTTGAAGGAAGAAGTAAATTTCGAAATTGAAAAAAGAAATGTTTTACAAATTAAAAAAGCGCTAGAGGAGAGTAAATACGAAGTTAAGATTCCTCATGTTTATGCTGAGCTTAGTAATGACTGTATCATCGTTTTTGACCATGCGTACGGTCAAAGTGTTGCAAATGGAGATTCTTTGTTTCAATCACTGAACATCGATCGAGAGCAATTTGCTCGCACAGTTTTATATTCCTTTTTTGATCAAATATTAAATTCAGGGATATTCCATGCCGACCCTCACCCAGGGAACATATTCATCGATAAAGCAGATGGAACGCCAATATTGCTAGACTTTGGTGCTGTTGGTAGATTGGCAGAGCCCCAACAAGAAGGTATGAAGATATTTTTAATGGGGATTCAACATAATGATGCCGACATGCTTTATGATGCGATTACTTTACTTGTAGAAGATCACGAGCATATCGATAGGGTCAAAATGGAACAGGCGCTTTCGCAAATCCTTCTTCGCATATCGTATGTGGAACAAATACCAACAGAAGAACTAATTCAAGCCTTCTTTAAAGTTGTTAGAGATTTTGGACTATCTTTTTATCCTTCGGTTGGTATAGCTTTACGTTCTATTGTTACACTAGAGGGCACTTTACATTTAGTTCAACCAAATTTTGATATTTTTACAGAAGCTAAGGAATATTCTTCACATTACTTGAGTTCTCTCTTTAAGAAACCTTTCAGAGATCCAGGTGCTACAAAAGAGCGACTAGAGGAAGAATTCGCCTTAATGATTCCTGCTTTACGAAAAATTCCAAGACGAGTCGATAAGCTAGTTCAAAAAGTGGAAAGTGGAAAAATAATATTACACCATGATATCTTTTCCGACAAAAATAATGCTGAATTCGTAACCAATCTATTTTCTCGTTTTATATTATTACTAGTTGGAATCACTTTTGGAATTATCTCTTCCTCACTACTAGCTATTGCTCAATTCATTGATGCTGTTTATGCAGTCTATTTAAATGCTGCTGCCTTTGTAGGACTATTTCTGTGTGCCGTGTTATTAGTGCGACTATCCATACAAGCGATTCGTTTAATGAAAAGACGTTAA
- a CDS encoding ABC transporter substrate-binding protein — protein sequence MDRSLLTLWNTVPSGNIKQEEIATIIGFSTKQTKRYLQRWSSEGWIKFISGKGRGNSSQLTWLKNVEACFEEQVMQILEHESAEISSKYLMFDWSTECRQRLMKKFQNKLGFEQQINDKLIVPRKNPFLTLHPLKAADSHSANIVATVYNRLVSVDESGIVSPELSHSWDMTDSKLRLYLKKDIAFHDGSILTAEDVVNCLRKLKDDPQFRLLCEPIKQIEAITPLIVDITYPAGCSYCLQLLGSMNASIYKEHLDFVYGTGCYYVEENGPSITTLVAFKDFYGERPLLDTIEFVQVPEDFENVYRTSSNQQTYFPIESDSGFGVVLISPQLDIDQRHYLHYIISKYRHEINTADDRLLPNEEGCLIGISTPYELHNIPRPKFKKPIILKLVKYTNKSSHWLKEILTKNGIPVDIITVSFKDNLLNRELNPKTDLYIHGEIFEMNQNYSFFHFLMNGYSPLATVLKGQKKYQNKLKEYAITPFEEWTALNKEIDRMLIEDSLVCPLYYSKRHIPFSADLMNIKIKHFGFVDYSKLWVKPNIPLD from the coding sequence ATGGATCGCTCATTATTAACCCTTTGGAACACTGTTCCCTCTGGCAATATAAAGCAGGAAGAAATTGCAACTATAATAGGCTTCAGCACTAAGCAAACAAAGCGATATTTACAAAGATGGTCTTCAGAAGGATGGATAAAATTTATTTCTGGTAAAGGTAGAGGGAATTCCTCCCAGTTAACGTGGTTAAAAAATGTAGAGGCTTGTTTCGAGGAGCAAGTCATGCAGATTTTAGAACATGAAAGTGCAGAAATAAGTAGCAAATACTTAATGTTTGACTGGTCGACAGAATGTCGACAAAGACTAATGAAAAAATTCCAAAACAAACTTGGCTTTGAACAACAAATAAACGATAAGCTTATTGTTCCAAGGAAAAATCCTTTTCTCACACTTCATCCACTGAAAGCAGCAGACTCACATAGCGCTAATATTGTTGCTACAGTATACAATCGTCTAGTTTCTGTTGATGAAAGCGGAATAGTATCTCCAGAGCTTAGTCATAGCTGGGATATGACAGACTCGAAGCTTCGTCTTTACTTAAAAAAAGATATTGCTTTTCATGACGGATCCATTCTCACTGCAGAAGATGTTGTAAATTGCCTTCGGAAACTTAAAGATGATCCGCAATTTCGTTTGCTCTGCGAGCCAATTAAACAAATAGAGGCAATTACTCCCCTGATAGTTGATATTACATATCCTGCAGGTTGTAGCTACTGCTTGCAGCTTCTAGGAAGCATGAATGCCAGTATTTATAAGGAGCATTTAGACTTTGTTTATGGGACAGGCTGCTACTATGTAGAGGAAAATGGTCCATCCATTACTACATTAGTCGCATTTAAAGACTTTTACGGTGAAAGACCTCTTTTAGATACAATAGAGTTTGTTCAAGTTCCGGAGGATTTCGAAAATGTATATCGCACGTCCTCCAATCAGCAAACCTATTTTCCCATTGAAAGTGACTCAGGCTTTGGGGTAGTTTTGATTAGTCCTCAATTAGATATAGACCAAAGACACTATCTTCATTATATTATTTCGAAATACCGGCACGAGATAAATACGGCGGATGATAGACTTTTACCTAATGAAGAAGGATGCTTAATTGGAATAAGTACACCGTATGAATTACATAACATACCTCGACCGAAGTTCAAGAAACCTATTATATTAAAACTAGTAAAATACACTAACAAATCTTCACACTGGTTAAAAGAAATACTTACTAAGAATGGCATTCCCGTTGATATTATTACAGTTTCCTTTAAAGACAATCTATTAAATAGGGAATTAAACCCTAAAACTGACTTATATATACATGGAGAAATCTTTGAGATGAATCAAAATTATTCTTTTTTTCATTTTCTTATGAATGGCTATTCCCCATTAGCCACTGTATTAAAAGGACAAAAGAAATACCAAAACAAATTAAAGGAATACGCCATTACTCCATTTGAAGAATGGACAGCTCTTAATAAAGAAATAGACCGTATGCTAATAGAAGATTCGTTGGTTTGTCCTTTATATTATTCAAAACGGCATATCCCTTTTTCTGCTGACTTAATGAACATTAAGATCAAGCATTTTGGTTTTGTGGATTATTCTAAACTATGGGTAAAGCCTAATATTCCATTAGATTAA
- a CDS encoding aminoglycoside adenylyltransferase domain-containing protein, whose translation MKWDDATDQVKEFTIQVIDEIQTVIGDNSVGFYIHGSLALGGFNPLSSDIDLLVVTEKALLLHEKLTLTEFFLKSSKKPFPIEISFMNRSQLEKWEYPSAYDYHYSEYWRERYEENRKQWLIDENRDADLASHITIINYKGICLRGESIEVVFPNIPMTDYIDSILGDYKDCLSNIEKKPVYCILNMLRVYHYLTDGTIFSKMEAGKWGATYLPKKHRLLVNLAIDMYIGESSDLQFQTERLGAFKEYIKEEVNTLLSLRAGRIDEN comes from the coding sequence ATGAAGTGGGATGATGCTACAGATCAAGTCAAAGAATTTACCATACAAGTAATAGACGAAATTCAAACGGTGATAGGTGATAATAGTGTCGGTTTTTATATACACGGATCTCTAGCTTTAGGAGGGTTCAATCCGTTAAGTAGTGACATAGATTTATTGGTAGTAACAGAAAAAGCCTTATTATTACACGAAAAATTAACATTAACCGAGTTTTTCTTAAAATCGTCAAAAAAACCTTTCCCAATAGAAATTAGTTTCATGAATAGAAGCCAGCTGGAAAAATGGGAGTATCCATCAGCCTATGATTATCATTATAGTGAGTACTGGAGAGAAAGATACGAGGAAAATAGAAAGCAATGGCTTATAGATGAGAATAGGGATGCAGATTTGGCTTCTCATATCACGATCATTAACTACAAAGGTATATGTCTTAGAGGTGAATCTATAGAGGTTGTATTCCCGAATATTCCTATGACCGATTATATCGATTCAATTTTGGGAGACTATAAGGACTGTTTGAGTAACATAGAGAAAAAACCAGTTTATTGCATACTAAATATGTTAAGAGTATACCATTATTTAACGGATGGTACTATTTTCTCTAAAATGGAGGCTGGTAAGTGGGGAGCAACATATTTACCTAAAAAGCATAGGTTGCTAGTGAATCTTGCGATAGATATGTATATAGGGGAGAGTTCTGATTTACAATTTCAGACGGAAAGATTAGGAGCATTTAAAGAGTATATTAAAGAAGAAGTAAACACTTTACTATCCTTAAGGGCAGGTAGAATAGATGAAAATTAA